Proteins found in one Aspergillus puulaauensis MK2 DNA, chromosome 8, nearly complete sequence genomic segment:
- a CDS encoding TPR domain protein (COG:S;~EggNog:ENOG410PIP3;~InterPro:IPR011990,IPR019734;~go_function: GO:0005515 - protein binding [Evidence IEA]), with amino-acid sequence MSPKSQPQEDDYFNLGTYTRPISTKNPQAQTWFTRGLIWTYAFNHEEAASCFQKAADHDPSCAMAYWGLAYTLGPNYNKPWQFFDEGELQATVKRTHQAASDARHHAAENAESESESVEAALIGAVQSRYPDEKPASDCSTWNQAYAEAMGPVYARFPDDLDVAVLYADSLMNLTPWELWDLRTGQPAPGARTLEIKDVLDNALKLPGGLKHPGLLHLYIHLMEMSGAPEKALTVADHLRGLVPDAGHLNHMPTHLDILCGEYRAAIASNSEAIESDKRFVERAGPVNFYTLYRAHNYHFRIYAAMFAGRAGVALDTARELEGQIPEQLLRVQSPPMADWLEGFLAMRVHVLIRFGRWEGLLGLEVPGDQALYCVSTAMVHYGRGVAFAALGRVDEASDEREMFRESVKRVPRSRMLFNNTCVDILGIAGAMLDGELEYRRGNIEDAFGHLRRSIELDDGLPYDEPWGWMQPTRHAYGALLLEQGRVDEAAAVYSADLGMDDTLPRALQHPNNVWSLHGYHECLVKLGRSAEARIVKQQLKFVAATADIRIESSCYCRTQYS; translated from the coding sequence ATGTCCCCcaaatcccaaccccaagaGGATGATTATTTCAACCTAGGCACCTACACCCGCCCGATAAGCACCAAAAATCCGCAAGCCCAAACCTGGTTCACGCGCGGCCTGATCTGGACATACGCATTCAACCACGAAGAAGCAGCATCCTGCTTCCAGAAAGCCGCAGACCATGACCCGTCCTGCGCAATGGCATACTGGGGTCTGGCATACACTCTAGGCCCAAACTACAACAAGCCGTGGCAGTTCTTCGATGAAGGCGAGCTACAGGCTACCGTGAAACGCACGCACCAGGCTGCGAGCGACGCCAGACACCACGCCGCAGAAAATGCcgaatctgaatctgaatctgTCGAAGCAGCTCTCATTGGCGCCGTCCAGTCCCGATACCCAGACGAAAAACCGGCTTCAGATTGCAGCACCTGGAACCAGGCATACGCAGAAGCAATGGGCCCAGTCTACGCCCGATTCCCAGACGACCTCGACGTCGCAGTCCTATACGCAGATTCGCTCATGAACCTCACGCCCTGGGAACTCTGGGATCTACGAACGGGCCAGCCGGCGCCAGGTGCCCGCACACTCGAAATCAAAGACGTGCTTGACAATGCCTTGAAACTCCCCGGTGGTTTGAAGCATCCAGGTCTCCTGCACTTGTATATCCATCTCATGGAGATGTCAGGCGCGCCGGAGAAGGCGCTTACAGTTGCAGACCATCTACGAGGTCTTGTTCCCGACGCGGGACATCTCAACCACATGCCCACGCATCTGGACATTCTATGCGGGGAGTACAGAGCGGCGATAGCATCGAACAGCGAGGCGATTGAGTCGGATAAGCGGTTTGTGGAGAGAGCCGGGCCCGTGAATTTCTACACGCTGTACCGCGCGCATAACTACCATTTCCGGATCTACGCGGCGATGTTTGCGGGACGGGCTGGGGTTGCGTTGGATACGGCGAGGGAACTGGAGGGCCAGATTCCGGAGCAGCTGTTGAGGGTGCAGTCGCCGCCGATGGCGGATTGGCTAGAGGGGTTTCTGGCCATGAGGGTTCATGTGTTGATTCGGTTtgggaggtgggaggggttGCTGGGGTTGGAGGTTCCTGGGGACCAGGCGTTGTATTGTGTTTCTACGGCCATGGTGCATTACGGGCGGGGGGTAGCGTTTGCGGCGCTGGGGAGGGTGGATGAGGCGAGTGACGAGAGGGAGATGTTCAGGGAGAGTGTGAAGAGGGTGCCGCGGAGTAGGATGCTGTTTAACAATACCTGTGTGGATATCCTGGGGATTGCGGGGGCGATGTTGGATGGGGAACTGGAGTATCGGCGGGGCAATATTGAAGACGCCTTTGGGCATCTGAGACGGTCGATTGAACTGGACGACGGGCTTCCGTATGATGAGCCGTGGGGGTGGATGCAGCCGACCCGGCATGCGTATGGAGCGCTGTTGCTGGAACAGGGCAGAGTCGACGAAGCAGCGGCCGTATACAGCGCCGATCTGGGGATGGACGACACGCTGCCGAGGGCGCTGCAGCATCCGAACAACGTCTGGTCGCTGCACGGGTACCACGAGTGCCTGGTGAAGCTGGGACGGAGCGCCGAGGCGAGGATCGTGAAGCAGCAGCTGAAGTTTGTGGCCGCGACGGCGGACATACGCATCGAGTCGTCGTGTTACTGTCGGACTCAGTACAGTTAA
- a CDS encoding uncharacterized protein (COG:S;~EggNog:ENOG410PWV9), producing MGAMDALNSDILLLVGDYLDSHNDRYNATFVNRRFNGLFPRSLYRSAALKNRSQVQSFLKAILLRPDLAGVVRSLDFSDWQFQQGHDLTEPELSLFIAWAAAIAHSEAESSQWEKDLRSGVDEAWLALLLSSVHNVRQLKLVYPSLPTEPRGYPYLDRVFERATARQKPFDASPGFHRLGEVSLRQVTGPDDDQGTFSPSQVMPFLQMPLLQTLAVDSLIEYRPDADSEEQAGDETAEQKPEKEDSKEDSKKDSKEDSNVRSYVSEITLTASNGARGMDELIAFCPSLKSLKYQHSDARLLADGFQPSAFNQSLSRNKNTLETIWLDNLGEHLPFTINGLNESHDEWFGSFADFTVLKDLRIRLPNLLDVQYQMEPSLPLTEVLPSSIESLYIEGCKEHSLSMLTRQVKAVLEARKTRFKALQCLHIEGVFHDDDEDADTSGDGGGTGGGRVIKPRVYEMVEPLQEDCAAAGVQLFLRDRMCLQTMD from the coding sequence ATGGGCGCCATGGACGCCCTCAATAgcgacatcctcctcctggtCGGGGACTACCTTGACTCCCACAACGACCGTTACAATGCCACCTTCGTCAACCGCCGCTTCAACGGTCTCTTCCCTCGCTCTCTCTACCGCTCAGCGGCGTTGAAGAACCGCTCGCAGGTGCAGTCCTTCTTAAAGGCAATCTTGCTGCGACCGGACCTTGCCGGCGTCGTCCGGTCTCTAGACTTCAGCGACTGGCAGTTCCAGCAAGGTCATGACCTCACCGAGCCCGAACTTTCCTTATTCATCGCATGGGCCGCTGCCATCGCCCATTCAGAGGCAGAGTCCTCCCAATGGGAGAAAGATCTCCGCTCCGGCGTAGACGAGGCCTGGCTCGCGCTTCTACTTTCGTCAGTGCACAACGTCAGACAGCTCAAGCTGGTCTACCCATCACTACCGACAGAGCCGCGCGGGTATCCCTATCTGGACCGCGTGTTCGAGCGGGCTACGGCGCGCCAGAAGCCGTTTGATGCCAGCCCGGGGTTTCACCGGCTAGGGGAGGTGTCGCTTCGACAGGTCACTGGGCCTGATGATGACCAGGGGACGTTCTCCCCGTCGCAGGTTATGCCGTTTCTGCAGATGCCGTTACTCCAGACGCTGGCTGTGGATTCGCTGATTGAGTATCGGCCTGATGCCGACAGCGAAGAACAAGCCGGGGATGAAACGGCCGAGCAGAAGCCAGAGAAAGAAGACAGCAAAGAAGACAGCAAAAAAGACAGTAAAGAAGACAGCAATGTACGATCATACGTCTCGGAAATCACACTCACAGCCAGCAATGGCGCCCGGGGTATGGACGAGCTGATTGCGTTCTGCCCGTCGCTCAAATCGCTCAAGTATCAGCACTCGGACGCCCGGCTGCTGGCCGATGGATTCCAGCCCTCTGCGTTCAACCAGTCGCTGTCTCGCAACAAGAACACGCTCGAGACAATCTGGCTCGATAACCTGGGCGAACACCTCCCGTTTACAATCAACGGGCTCAACGAATCCCACGACGAGTGGTTCGGGTCCTTTGCGGACTTTACCGTCCTCAAGGACCTGCGCATCCGCCTGCCCAACCTCCTCGACGTGCAGTACCAGATGGAGCCGTCACTACCGCTGACGGAGGTCTTGCCCTCGTCGATCGAGTCGCTCTACATCGAGGGTTGCAAGGAGCACTCGCTGTCCATGCTCACCCGGCAGGTGAAGGCCGTGCTGGAGGCGCGCAAGACGCGGTTCAAGGCACTGCAGTGTCTGCACATCGAGGGGGTCTtccacgacgacgacgaagacgccGACACGtctggcgacggcggcggcactGGGGGTGGGCGAGTAATTAAACCGCGTGTTTATGAGATGGTGGAGCCTTTGCAGGAGGACTGTGCAGCGGCCGGTGTGCAGCTGTTCCTGCGCGACCGCATGTGCTTGCAGACGATGGACTGA
- a CDS encoding putative neutral amino acid permease (COG:E;~EggNog:ENOG410PHHD;~InterPro:IPR013057;~PFAM:PF01490;~TransMembrane:11 (i51-70o76-100i130-151o157-178i190-209o229-249i261-283o303-322i343-364o376-397i409-432o)), whose product MQTGYATHADMKDATGRTTDPEKRDSEFTPQYEDPFGCEEMGEVKYRTLEWWQCGMIMIAETISLGILSLPSAMATLGLVPCIILIIGLGIVATYTGYVIGQFKLAYPHIHSMADAGEVMLGRFGREVMGAAQLLFLIFIMGSHILTFIVMMNTLTEHGTCSIVFGVVGMVVSFICCLPRTLRKVSWMSISSFASILAAVLITMIAIGIQRPGNGHVDVTTSPAFYEAFLAVTNIVFAYAGHVAFFGFISEMKNPTQYPRTLYMLQGTNTTMYTVAAIVIYRYGGVDVASPALGSTGPVLSKVAYGIAIPTIVIAGVINGHVACKYIYVRLFRGTDRMHQRTLLSIGTWVVIGLVLWTIAWIIAEAIPVFNDLLSLITALFASWFTYGMSGIFWLFLNKGRYTQSKRKMFLTGVNLIIFAIGGCLCGLGLYVSGKSIHDNPSSASFSCADNSE is encoded by the exons ATGCAGACCGGCTATGCGACACACGCGGACATGAAGGACGCGACCGGGCGCACCACTGATCCCGAGAAGAGGGACAGTGAATTCACCCCCCAGTATGAGGATCCGTTTGGGTgtgaggagatgggcgaAGTTAAGTATCGAACGCTGGAGTGGTG GCAATGCGGAATGA TCATGATCGCAGAAACGATCTCGCTGGgaatcctctccctcccctctGCCATGGCCACCCTCGGTCTCGTCCC CTGCATAatcctcatcatcggcctcggCATCGTCGCCACGTACACCGGCTATGTCATCGGCCAGTTCAAGCTCGCATACCCACACATCCACAGCATGGCGGACGCGGGCGAAGTCATGCTGGGCCGCTTCGGGCGTGAGGTTATGGGTGCTGCGCAGCTGCTCTTCCTGATCTTTATTATGGGGAGCCATATTTTGACATTCATAGTCATGATGAATACCCTCACCGAGCACGGCACTTGCAGTATTGTGTTTGGGGTCGTTGGAATGGTTGTCTCGTTTATATGCTGTTTGCCGCGCACGCTGAGGAAGGTTTCCTGGATGTCGATTTCTT CATTCGCGAGTATCCTCGCGGCAGTCCTCATCACCATGATCGCAATCGGCATCCAGCGCCCAGGAAACGGCCACGTCGATGTCACGACCAGTCCAGCCTTCTACGAGGCCTTTCTCGCTGTGACGAACATCGTTTTTGCATACG CCGGCCACGTCGccttcttcggcttcatATCCGAGATGAAGAATCCCACCCAGTACCCGCGCACGCTGTACATGCTGCAAGGCACAAACACAACCATGTACACCGTCGCCGCGATCGTGATATACCGGTATGGCGGGGTCGATGTTGCGTCGCCGGCTTTGGGTAGCACAGGGCCTGTGTTGTCGAAGGTTGCGTATGGGATTGCTATTCCAACG ATCGTCATAGCAGGCGTGATTAACGGACACGTCGCATGCAAGTACATTTACGTCCGGCTCTTCCGAGGCACAGACCGGATGCACCAGCGCACTCTGCTGTCGATCGGGACGTGGGTGGTGATTGGGCTCGTGCTGTGGACGATAGCGTGGATCATTGCCGAGGCAATTCCGGTGTTTAATGACCTGCTGAGTTTGATCACGGCGTTGTTTGCCAGTTGGTTTACTT ACGGAATGAGCGGCATCTTCTGGCTATTCCTGAATAAAGGACGGTATACGCagtcgaagaggaagatgttcCTGACTGGTGTGAATTTGATTATCTTTGCGATTGGGGGGTGCTTG TGCGGACTGGGTCTGTATGTCTCGGGCAAGTCGATCCACGATAaccccagcagcgccagtTTCTCGTGTGCAGATAACTCGGAGTGA
- a CDS encoding putative MFS sugar transporter (COG:G;~EggNog:ENOG410PGYF;~InterPro:IPR005829,IPR005828,IPR003663,IPR036259, IPR020846;~PFAM:PF00083,PF07690;~TransMembrane:12 (i12-31o72-91i98-117o123-143i155-180o192-209i289-308o314-333i345-364o370-395i407-425o437-458i);~go_component: GO:0016020 - membrane [Evidence IEA];~go_component: GO:0016021 - integral component of membrane [Evidence IEA];~go_function: GO:0022857 - transmembrane transporter activity [Evidence IEA];~go_process: GO:0055085 - transmembrane transport [Evidence IEA]), which translates to MPPYFGLRGATLNRAIIWLVVCPAFLCYGYNQGVMGGLLTLEAFAKTFPQMDTLTTEGAQQHYNSTIQGTVVALYTVGGIFGSLSCIYLGDLLGRRKVIFFTSAVSIIGAILMASSFGLAQFIVARLVLGVGTGGYVATVPVWQSEISQAKKRGAHVVTDGIFIGAGIAISLWIDFGFYFVTGNSVSWRFPLAFQVVLSLIVMGFITVFPESPRWLVKQGRLDDARDILAALSDVPSDDPSITQSLADIERSLALSGCGKWSDMLKMGSQRLFHRTVLAASGQTFQQMCGINLITFYATTIFEQYLLLSPLQSRILAASMVLTQPLGGFLAFFTIDRLGRRPLMLYSAAGMSASMAILAGTTSLTNNNAALVVAVIFLFVFEFIFTVGYSGLTFLYATEVAPLQLRAAISAVSTAAVWMFNFLLAEVTPVGFNTISYRYYIIFAVLNAAIVPTVYFFFPETNGRSLEEIDEIFLRSESIWDPVRLARTLPKMCLAEDVDVGEDGVVVKGDGDGDVKEV; encoded by the exons ATGCCACCGTACTTTGGCCTGCGCGGGGCCACACTCAACCGGGCGATTATCTGGCTCGTCGTGTGCCCGGCCTTTCTATGCTATGGATACAACCAGGGCGTCATGGGCGGTCTCTTGACACTGGAAGCGTTCGCAAAGACATTCCCGCAGATGGACACGCTGACGACCGAGGGCGCGCAGCAGCACTATAACTCTACTATTCAGG GGACGGTCGTGGCTTTGTACACCGTCGGCGGCATCTTCGGCTCCCTATCGTGCATCTATCTGGGTGACCTCCTCGGCCGCCGGAAAgtgatcttcttcacctctgCTGTGTCTATAATCGGTGCAATCCTTATGGCGAGCTCGTTCGGGCTCGCCCAGTTCATTGTCGCCCGGCTGGTCCTCGGGGTCGGTACAGGAGGGTACGTGGCTACAGTGCCGGTCTGGCAATCCGAGATCTcgcaggcgaagaagcgTGGAGCGCACGTCGTCACGGATGGTATCTTCATCGGAGCCGGGATAGCCATCTCGCTGTGGATCGACTTCGGGTTTTATTTCGTCACTGGGAACTCGGTTTCCTGGCGTTTCCCGCTGGCGTTCCAGGTTGTGCTCTCTCTTATAGTTATGGGGTTTATTACTGTCTTCCCTGAGTCTCCACGCTGGCTTGTTAAACAGGGCCGTCTTGATGATGCGAGAGATATTCTCGCAGCCCTATCTGATGTTCCCTCTGACGATCCGTCAATAACTCAGTCCTTGGCTGACATCGAGcgctccctcgccctctccgGCTGCGGCAAATGGAGCGATATGCTCAAGATGGGCTCGCAGCGTCTCTTCCACCGCACTGTGCTCGCAGCGTCAGGGCAGACATTCCAGCAAATGTGCGGAATCAACCTGATAACTTTCTACGCCACGACGATCTTCGAACAatacctcctcctcagcccccTGCAATCCCGCATCCTCGCCGCCTCAATGGTTCTCACACAGCCCTTAGGCGGATTCTtagccttcttcaccatcgacCGTCTAGGCAGACGCCCACTGATGCTGTACAGCGCCGCAGGAATGTCCGCATCAATGGCCATCCTGGCCGGCACAACCTCCCTAACAAACAACAACgccgccctcgtcgtcgccgtgATTTTCCTCTTCGTATTCGAATTCATCTTCACAGTCGGCTACTCAGGGCTCACATTCCTCTACGCCACCGAAGTGGCACcactccagctccgcgcCGCAATCAGCGCCGTCTCCACAGCCGCTGTGTGGATGTTTAATTTCCTACTTGCGGAGGTGACCCCCGTCGGGTTTAACACGATCTCGTATCggtattatattatctttGCCGTGCTGAATGCGGCGATTGTGCCGACGgtgtatttctttttcccgGAGACGAATGGCCGCTctttggaggagattgatgagatATTTTTGCGGAGTGAGAGTATTTGGGATCCGGTGAGGCTGGCTAGGACGTTGCCGAAGATGTGTCTTgcggaggatgtggatgttggcgaggacGGGGTCGTGGTGaagggggatggggatggcgATGTGAAGGAGGTGTGA